In the Streptomyces cinnamoneus genome, CGTTGAGGATGCTCACTTGTTCTTGGTCTCCGCGTTCTTCGCGTGATCCGTCTGCGCGATGCCCGCCGGCTGGTAACCGGTCTGGCCCTTTGCCGCCAGCTCCTTCAGGTGCGCCCGGTAACGCTCAGGAGAGACGACCTTGACGTTGAAGAGCATCCGGGAGTGGTCCTGGCCGCAGAGCTCGGCACACTTGCCCATGTAGGTGCCCTCCTTGCTCGGGGTCACCGTGAAGCTGTTGGTGTGCCCCGGGAAGACGTCCTGCTTCATCAGGAACGGCACCACCCAGAAGGAGTGGACGACGTCCCGCGACGTGAGGATGAACTCCACCGTCTCGCCCTTGGGCAGCCACAGCGTGGGGCCGGGGTTTCCGTTCTGCGGGTTCCGGTCGCCGGGTACGCCCACCTCGTAGACGCCCTCGGCGCCAGCCGGTGCCTTCTGCAGGAACCGGTCCGGGATCGCGTCGAGCTCCTTGTTCTGGCGGAGCGGCTGCGCCGGGGTGGCGGCGTTGCCGTCGACGTTCTCCATGTAGTTGAACGCCCAGCTCCACTGGAAGCCGACCACGTTCACGACGTGCTGCGGCTTGTCAGGGTTGGTCAGGAGCTTGTTCTCGTCACGCGCGGTGAAGTAGAAGAGCACCGACACGATGATGATCGGGACCACGGTGTAGAGCGCCTCAAGAGGCATGTTGTACCGGGTCTGGACCGGTACCTCCACCTTGCTCCGGCTGCGCCGGTGGAACAGCACGCTCCAGATGATCAGGCCCCACACCAGAACGCCGACCACGAGGGCGGCGGCCCAGGAGCCCTGCCACAGGGAGAGGATCCGCGGCGCCTCTTCCGTGACGGGAGTGGGCATTCCGAGGCGGGGGAAGTCCTTCGATGTGCAACCGGT is a window encoding:
- the coxB gene encoding cytochrome c oxidase subunit II, with the translated sequence MSPNGSDRSSRRPVRRKLLQALAAGAVLATATGCTSKDFPRLGMPTPVTEEAPRILSLWQGSWAAALVVGVLVWGLIIWSVLFHRRSRSKVEVPVQTRYNMPLEALYTVVPIIIVSVLFYFTARDENKLLTNPDKPQHVVNVVGFQWSWAFNYMENVDGNAATPAQPLRQNKELDAIPDRFLQKAPAGAEGVYEVGVPGDRNPQNGNPGPTLWLPKGETVEFILTSRDVVHSFWVVPFLMKQDVFPGHTNSFTVTPSKEGTYMGKCAELCGQDHSRMLFNVKVVSPERYRAHLKELAAKGQTGYQPAGIAQTDHAKNAETKNK